A stretch of DNA from Drosophila virilis strain 15010-1051.87 chromosome 5, Dvir_AGI_RSII-ME, whole genome shotgun sequence:
TAATTCGTAACTGGCGTGCCAAAACTGGGCGTCTGCGTGAACCCACTCACATATACATCTAcctacatgtatgtacattcaAGCCAacataatacatacatacataatattCTTGTATAccataataaaaacatatttaaattgtaatcTTATAATGCTATCATGCATAAACAACTTCTCCAATGACCATCGAGTGcatagtaaataaaaaagcagCTCGTGGCATCCTATCAGTCCCTGGATATTCCACTCGACAACGCAAGTGCTCCAGTcttgaaattgaaaacaaaagaaatccgCACTCAGATTctaatagtatatatatatgtgtgtgtgtgtgtatatgtatatatagatggACATATATAATCGAcgattgtaaattaaattcatatcAGAAATCATAATCACAAGCCGCAAACGTGGACGCTGGTCTTTTGTGTTGATCATCGCCAATAACACAAAGGGCCTAAAAATAGCATCGGCCTGTGTACAGTTGATTCCGGTTAAATGCaagcaaatacaataaaaatttaatatctcACTGATGCATAATTTGTTACATTTCCCCGGCATGTAAATCAGCTGCCCGCCGGAGCAACTGTGGGATGCCGTTAAAAGCAAGTGGGCCACATTTTTAAGGCACGTTGGCGCCACAAATGCATTGTCAATCATTATTCAAATGAATGTttctattatttaaattgaatggAGAATTCCATTTCCAATTAAAGTGTGgctcaaaataataataaatcaattatttagcATTTGACGAGCCTTCATGAGCTGATCTCACAAACAATTGACCCATCTACTGTGCCATTGgcattatttcttttattgaaCATGAGAGTTTTATTGATAACATAAATTGAGTTTAATTAATGTTAATATCTGTGCGTATGCATATGTGAAGTAGCAATAAGTTCGTGTGTCGCAAGGTTTACATTGTCCAATTTTATGGGACTTTCGCTTTTTTCGATCTGCAGCCGTAAAGCACTGCGTATGTATttacacatacatgtacatacatacatatatgcatatcgTATAATTCAATATGTTTACATTTTAAGTGTTGCGAAATGTTCTCAGTCAAAAATTGACCTCATCGCATTTTCACGAGGCTGCAAAATGATTTCtgaaatttttattatcaGGATGCGAAGATATTAAGGCGTAAATTCATGTTTGGCAACAAAGAACAAAGACAGCTTTACGCACAAAAGATGTGCGTATGTATATAGTatgtgtctgtttgtttttatgtacatgtgtacatgtgtatgtgcattGCGTTTTCTATCTCCACATTCTGTTTTTAGCGCACCAATTCCATAACTTGAGTAGCTTGCGGCCAACGGCCAATGCGCTTTTTCACAGCCAAGCGGAGTTGAGGGTGAGATTGAGAACCAAAACAAGAGCTGCAGAGAGtgagaaagaaagaagaagatggaaaaagagaaacagagggagagagagagagagagcgagagcgacaAAGTGTGTGAGAGCGAGCAGTTTGCCGGCTCATGTATTTTGCACGCGTTGAGTGCGTGATAATCACGCAGCACTCACATGTTTGTTGGCTGtattgtgcttgttgttgttgttgttgtggtagTACTGGTGTTGACCCTCATTTCCATTCAAACATCTCTCTTGCTCGCTTTAGCAAACAAAAAGCGCTCACACTTAGATAAGTGTggatatgtatgtacatgtgtaaGCTTGTGTGCGTATATAATCGATGCGTTTGTGTATGTACAaagttgtttatttgttttgagttgaaacaaacaataaataacaattttttaattgtaaataaaaataatcaatgaGTAGTGTACTATCTCAATAGCTTTCTTACTACGTAATGCCACACGCAGCGACTTGGAACGTGACTAATGCAGTGTTTTTTCGTAAGATGTTTTTCTTAATtcattaacatatttttaaaaatattatagaaaatgtCGAGAATATAAGAGTTGAGGGCCGGTTGACAACACCACCACGCGTCGCAGTtctgtttatatttgttttggccaTAAATCTGCCGCTTACCCCGATTAATATGTgtacgtatatacatatatctatggTAAATAGAATATAGTAtacagtttgtttttgttttttactttgATTATGTTTACGAACCGCTCcgtatttgttttgttcagAATTTTTAATTCGATTAACGGACatatgtgcacacatacaaatgaatataaacaaaagataaacaacaacactGGCTGCTAACACTGACAAAAATTGCTGTGTTCAAATCAAAgctaatattaaataaactagTGGAAATCTAACAAAAAAGTGGGCGCCTGATATTTGCACTGAATAATATATTCTTTGggtttcatttgtttttgaatattcCATTAAAATTAGCAATTTTGAGGTATCCAAGCATCTAGAACAAATTTAGTTTGTATGTGTTTCTCAGTACACGCGCTCAGTGCATGCATTGCGTGCTTGTATTATGTATCTAtccgtgtgtatgtgtgtgtaactgtgtgtgtgtgcagcttttggtttttcaacTCATTCCACCTCTGCTGACGCCGACGTCGTCGCTGCTGCCggtttattttgctttttagaGCGTGCATCGTCTCAGGAAAATTTCAGTTGTTCTTTGGAATTGCGCTCGACAAGTCCAGTGCTGGAAAGAGCTACTacaattcaaaaagaaaaaaaaaaagaaaaatctgtGAAACTCTGTGTAAAGACAGTGAAAAAGTGTTTGAAGAACCTAAACAAGCATAgttaataaagttaataacatttttaatgtgtaTTATcgctaattaaaaaataaaaatacaaacaaaaaataagcaaagccaataaaataataaaatgccgGTCGATATTTGCAGTCAGCAGCACAATATGATTAGCTCAATAAGGTAAAGCccatatagatttttattgaCTTTCTCAATTGCTGTCATAAAACTAAAGTTTTAAACGATTTTCATAATGagtgcaacaaaaataaaatagaaatttttCAAGTGATTTTAATGagataaatgcaaaataatcCAGCACACGctgaatttatataaattatctaGTATCTACCTGTAATTATCGGATACTCGTGCCAGGGCGCAAACACTTACATCAATCTGTCAAGTGAATTGATCAATATTCATAAATACTGTCATGCCAAATgctcaataaataaaacataacgaattgtttgcataaattgataaagatctattgcatatttatatagaagCACACCTGTACACTTGACATTTTAGACACAAGCTACTCCCCCATTGTCTCCACCTGAATCGTGTACAGAAAGCAAATAGGTTTTACATTAAAGTCAACTTTATTGTGGTTGACATTGAAATTAAGATTATTCTATATAGGAAACAAAGAGAAGTTGtttagaaataaatttaatatcatGATGTGAGGAtcaatcaaatattatttcatgGCTCTCTAAAAATCTGCCATGCATTTTTGTTGtgtaatgaaaaacaaatgagtttccaaagcaaaaggcaaacaaattgacCTTGTTCCAAATCGGGCTATGTAAACGATAAAGCGCGTACGAACTCGTCTAAAGAATAAATGCTAAGCAATTTGATATAAACATTACATATGCTTGTACTAAGATATTAGgcgaaataatttatttaatttattatttgttatctTATCGAGAGGCTCTTTTGAACATTTCATAGTAAATTAGAAGTCCAGTTTTGTGTATTCAATATGTTCTTTCGTAATTCTTACAATACTGAACTGATTTCTTTGCTAAATATCTTCTTGATCTTGGTACGACCTCTAAATCtctagaaaatatatttttgcaaataaaatttgtgCTCCCGACAAGTATAAATAAGTATCCACgcatattaatacatatatatatgcttaaattgaatgtgattttcttatttttcagcGGAACAACAGATACCTCTTCTTTGTCGCTTGACGCACTCTCCTTGACGTCTGCTCTGCCGCCGACCGATTCCGAACATCATCATCACAACACGCACAACATGAACAAATTGTGCCGTCAAGTGTCAATTGAGTCGCCCGGACCGGGCGTAAAGAattgtgtttttaattttttcgtgCCCATTGAGGATACACCGGCACATGGCGCTCGCATCAAGATTGTCTGCGCTGGCGCCTGCTATCGTCGCAGAGACCGCTCCAATTCGATAACCAGCGTGTCGTCAGTTTCGTCGGAGTTGAGTGATTACTGCCCGTCGGGCACATCGATGACATCGATGTCATCGCCGGCTCATCAGGGCATACGTGAGGGCTCATTCTTTCCTGGCTTCGAGGTGGCCGGCGTAATTGAGGCGCTGGGCTCGGAGATCACAGAGGCAAACAATTGTGGCCTGCGCATTGGACAGCGCGTCATTGTCTATCCGTTTGATGAGACACCTGCCGGCTATGCAGAGCTGCTGGTGGTGCCCGATCTGAAGCACATTGTACCGATCCCGGATAGTCTGCCCATGGAGGAGGCAGCGATGCTGCCGACAGGCGCACTGCTGGCCATGAATGCTGTATTCAAAGCGCAAGCTGTTGTCACGGAGATACTAAATCAGCGCGCCGCCACGGATCCCAATAAGAAGTGTAAAATCTTAATCGTTGGCACAGGTGGCTTGGCTCTTTGGGCGGTGCGTATTGCATCCTATCATTTTGCATCGACTGGTGCACACAATGTGGACATAACGGTGGCCAGTCTCCGGGACGAAGGTTTCCGCTTAGCTACAGAGATTAAGAAGTGAGCATTTTACGCCGCGTACTTATCGCCAACTATCTAAACTAAATATTAATTCTTGCATGCAGTGTCAGCGTTGTGCAGTGGAACGAGTGTCTGTATGAGCCGCAGCTCATTGAGCGCACCAAGGACGTGTGTGGCGGCGCTGTTGATGTGGTTATTGATTTTGGCACAACTTCCAGAAGTCTGCATCGTTCCATGCATTGCCTGTCCAAGGGCGGCGTCGTGCTGATTAGCGAGGAGGTGGCCGAGAAGCTGTTACCGAAATTCTCCAGGCTATCGAATGAGTACCAGCAGGAAATAATACCAATATCGAATGGCACCGCCGAGCAGCTGGCCGAACTGGTGCAGTTGGTGGCAAACAAAAAGATCGAGCCGCCACCGTACTCGGTATTCCCGTGCGAGCAGGCCGCCGAGGTCATACAGAAACTGTGCAATTCCGAAATACCCGGTCGCGCCATCCTCCGCTTCCACGATATTGAATAGATCTGCAACTATAAAAGCATTAACTCATCTTATATGAATATCTCTGTTAGTTTTACTCACCCACaccgcacacacaaaacacttGGCGCACCTTTCAAGCGAATTAGCGGATCAGGCTCCTCTGATCCCGCATCCAACCCAACCCAAACCAAACACTAAAATATGTGCTTAATATTCGTAGCAAGCATTCGTTAACGTACTGTTTGAGTTAGTCCTTCAATAAGTTTTCAATTCTCTTGAAAGCAACCAGTGATttcattaatttcattaacttcataatttttaagcattttttagtattattatattttgtatgtatatatggattgtgattgattttaatttaagcagcccaaaaaaaacttttacgACTTGATTTGCGTACACTTTTATGTAGTTCACGTGTCGTTTATGCTTCAatgttgatttatttaattggaCTCAAAATCACAGGCCATCAAAATAGAAGCGAGATAAAAAACGTTCAGaataaatgttatataaataaaaaacaaaaaattgttatgcATGCAATGCAAAATGTTTGATTCAAATTGCTTGATACTTGTACTCAATACGTACCCAAAAAAGCTTACAATTTATTCAATTATCAGtaatcataaataaaagcatACGCATACCAATATATACCAATGTACAAGCCtctcctccagctgctgctccactAACATGCGCCAGCCTTTACCTTGTGCTTGCTATGTTTAATCTTGACATGATAATACAAGCCCGAATGCTGGCGAAACTTGGCATCGCATCGCTGGCAGCTGTAGTTCTTTGCCGGCTGGTGACGCAGCTTGTGGCGGGTCAGTTCCTGGGAGCGTCGGAACGCCTTATCGCACACGTTACAGACAAAGTCGCGCTGCTGCGAATGGGAACGCATGTGATCATTTAGATGGGTCTTGCGGGCATACGTCTTGGGGCACTTGCTGCATAGGAAACGACGCAGCTTTTCGTGTGCCACGCGTTGATGTTCCTGTAGCCGAAAGCGCTCCTTAAATATGAGTCCGCATTGCTCACACACAAAGTCATCCTTTTTGGTCTTAGAGGCGCGCTTTTTGAATTTCTTGCACTGCTCCTGTTTTTTGGACTGTTCACAAATAATATTCTCTGTGGCTGGAGTAGTTGCTTGTTGGACAGAGTCAACAATTGATTCAGTAATGGGGTATTCAAGTTTTTCAGCACAATAATTCTCGTAGGAAATCTCTTCCTCCTCTAACCTGTCGcaagtatttattttactaaCAACTTCAGCTAGCTGAAGTGCAGTCTATAATTTTGGCGGATTACTAACTTAATGTCAATGATttaattctatttatttacctCAACTTCGCAGAGCCCCAGATACGGATCGTTATTCAACggacttgtttttattgagaCCGGCTTATTTattccttcttcttctttgttcAAATGTGTGAGCGCCAAGTGTTTTTGAAATTCTCGAATGGTGTAGCACAATCTGTCGCACATAAAACATCTTATGGCTAATTCCTTGTACGGTTCCTTGGACAAAAAGAAACCGCAAGTCCACAAATCCTTGAATTGTGCTTCCATAAGCCCTCCTTCCGGATGATTCATTAATTATTCAGTGTTGAAGAAGTTCAAAGCCAGGGCTGCACACACTACACACTAACAAACACATCGATACCTTGTGTTGAAAGCATCGATAATAATTAATGATCGTTCGagtacaatttgtttttgcgccAAAACGAGTGCCTAGCGCGGCAAACTGCtgattttattgttgtataaaaaaaaaagagagcaaaAGTAGAACACAACCCATTTCTTCAATAGCTGACTAAGAACATTTATTTGACGACATACATACACGATATACCGTGATGGTTAAtaacgaaaatgaaaatagcgCTGTTCAGCAGGTCATTTGGATCGGCAGCCACAACCGAGACGCATCCGTCAAGAGTTTGGAGCACAGAAACGTGTACTTTTATAAGAAGTGTGTGTATGGACCACTTACACTGACTGTGGGCGACTACATTTTGGTTGCCAACGCGGATGCAGCAGAGCCCGACACCGTGGAGGGCTGTGACATTGCCAAGATCCTACATCTCTACGAGCTGCGGGAAATGACCGCCAAGGAATCCTGTCGCGCTATAGTCCAGTGGTACTCACGCCCGCAGGCCATACCGCATAAGTATTTCGATGTGGACGGCTTGGCCTTAGATTTCGACATTGAAGTTATAGAGGAGCATCGGCTATACGACAACGACGTGGCCTTGGGCTCCATTTTTCGCAAGTGTCTTGTGCTGGAAGGCAGTTCCCAGCAAACTGCCCAGCAGATAATTAAACAGCACAACGTAACCAATAAATGTCCAATGTTCGTGTCGCGCTACAAATTCTTAAAGGTAAGAAACGCGTATCGCCTTATTCCCCTGGAGATTCAGCTAGATGGAACGGATTCGGCACGCAAGAGACGCTCCACCCGAGATGCTAGTGCGGGCTCCGCGCGCAAATCCATCTCGCGCAGACGCGTCTCCACAGCCGCAGACAGTGCTGCTCCAGTGGAGTTCGTTGACGTCAACAACTATTTCAATTGCGAGAACAAGGTGTCGCCCATCAAAATTGTGGGCGGCCGCAGCGTGGTACGCCTATCcgagaaaaagaagagccTGAGCGCAGTGGCATCAGCTGACGGTGTCGAGACCGAGATCAATGCCAACTATCTAACGGCCTCCCCATTGACCGAAAAGAATCCCAAAGTTGCAACACCAAAGTCGCGCGCATCAGCCGCCCGTCGCAATCTGAATTTAAGTCTGGACAAGGGCGCCGACAGCACAGCTGATTCGGATTGCTTGAACTATTCGATTGTGCAGCAGACGCCAGATCCCA
This window harbors:
- the Drat gene encoding quinone oxidoreductase isoform X1, whose product is MPVDICSQQHNMISSISGTTDTSSLSLDALSLTSALPPTDSEHHHHNTHNMNKLCRQVSIESPGPGVKNCVFNFFVPIEDTPAHGARIKIVCAGACYRRRDRSNSITSVSSVSSELSDYCPSGTSMTSMSSPAHQGIREGSFFPGFEVAGVIEALGSEITEANNCGLRIGQRVIVYPFDETPAGYAELLVVPDLKHIVPIPDSLPMEEAAMLPTGALLAMNAVFKAQAVVTEILNQRAATDPNKKCKILIVGTGGLALWAVRIASYHFASTGAHNVDITVASLRDEGFRLATEIKNVSVVQWNECLYEPQLIERTKDVCGGAVDVVIDFGTTSRSLHRSMHCLSKGGVVLISEEVAEKLLPKFSRLSNEYQQEIIPISNGTAEQLAELVQLVANKKIEPPPYSVFPCEQAAEVIQKLCNSEIPGRAILRFHDIE
- the LOC6625262 gene encoding zinc finger protein Paris; this translates as MNHPEGGLMEAQFKDLWTCGFFLSKEPYKELAIRCFMCDRLCYTIREFQKHLALTHLNKEEEGINKPVSIKTSPLNNDPYLGLCEVETALQLAEVVSKINTCDRLEEEEISYENYCAEKLEYPITESIVDSVQQATTPATENIICEQSKKQEQCKKFKKRASKTKKDDFVCEQCGLIFKERFRLQEHQRVAHEKLRRFLCSKCPKTYARKTHLNDHMRSHSQQRDFVCNVCDKAFRRSQELTRHKLRHQPAKNYSCQRCDAKFRQHSGLYYHVKIKHSKHKVKAGAC
- the Drat gene encoding quinone oxidoreductase isoform X2: MNKLCRQVSIESPGPGVKNCVFNFFVPIEDTPAHGARIKIVCAGACYRRRDRSNSITSVSSVSSELSDYCPSGTSMTSMSSPAHQGIREGSFFPGFEVAGVIEALGSEITEANNCGLRIGQRVIVYPFDETPAGYAELLVVPDLKHIVPIPDSLPMEEAAMLPTGALLAMNAVFKAQAVVTEILNQRAATDPNKKCKILIVGTGGLALWAVRIASYHFASTGAHNVDITVASLRDEGFRLATEIKNVSVVQWNECLYEPQLIERTKDVCGGAVDVVIDFGTTSRSLHRSMHCLSKGGVVLISEEVAEKLLPKFSRLSNEYQQEIIPISNGTAEQLAELVQLVANKKIEPPPYSVFPCEQAAEVIQKLCNSEIPGRAILRFHDIE